In Marmota flaviventris isolate mMarFla1 chromosome 17, mMarFla1.hap1, whole genome shotgun sequence, a single genomic region encodes these proteins:
- the Icam2 gene encoding intercellular adhesion molecule 2 isoform X2: MLSTPALDGQQESGEAAFEVHIWPERLVVENGGSRTVNCSTSCANPDTGGLETTLEKTLLEDQPRWKSFWISNVSWDSVLFCYFTCAGEQQSKSLNVSMYQFPKQIILQLQPVWVTLGKPFTIECRVSAVKPLESLTLTLLRGKETLHSQTFNGGATDPQEARVTFNSTASKEDGLLNFSCQAELDLRSRGGDILRNISENKVLQVYEPPPENQMVIIVTVVSVLLFLFVMSVLLCFVFGQHWRQRRMGTYGVRAAWRRLPQVFRVQHM, from the exons ATGCTGAGCACCCCGGCCCTGGATGGTCAGCAAG AGTCTGGTGAGGCAGCGTTCGAGGTACACATATGGCCAGAGAGGCTGGTGGTAGAAAATGGAGGGTCCAGGACAGTCAACTGCAGCACCAGCTGTGCCAACCCCGATACGGGAGGCCTGGAGACCACCCTGGAAAAGACTCTGCTGGAGGATCAGCCTCGGTGGAAGTCCTTTTGGATCTCAAACGTCTCCTGGGACTCGGTCCTCTTTTGCTACTTCACCTGTGCTGGGGAGCAGCAGTCAAAGAGTCTCAACGTCAGCATGTACC AATTTCCAAAGCAGATCATACTGCAGCTGCAGCCCGTCTGGGTGACCCTGGGCAAACCTTTCACTATTGAGTGTAGGGTGTCCGCTGTGAAGCCCCTCGAGAGCCTCACCCTCACCCTGCTCCGTGGCAAGGAGACCCTGCACAGCCAGACCTTCAATGGGGGAGCAACTGACCCTCAAGAGGCCAGAGTCACATTCAACAGCACAGCAAGCAAAGAGGATGGCCTCCTGAACTTCTCCTGCCAGGCCGAGCTGGACCTGCGGTCTCGTGGGGGCGACATCTTGCGCAACATCTCAGAAAACAAGGTCCTTCAAGTCTATG AGCCCCCGCCGGAAAACCAGATGGTCATCATTGTCACAGTCGTGTCGGTACTGCTGTTCTTGTTTGTGATGTCCGTCCTGCTCTGCTTTGTCTTCGGCCAGCACTGGCGCCAGAGGCGGATGGGCACCTATGGGGTGCGAGCTGCCTGGCGGAGGCTGCCCCAGGTCTTCCGGGTGCAGCACATGTGA
- the Icam2 gene encoding intercellular adhesion molecule 2 isoform X1 — translation MSSLGRWGLHAALLALLCCSESGEAAFEVHIWPERLVVENGGSRTVNCSTSCANPDTGGLETTLEKTLLEDQPRWKSFWISNVSWDSVLFCYFTCAGEQQSKSLNVSMYQFPKQIILQLQPVWVTLGKPFTIECRVSAVKPLESLTLTLLRGKETLHSQTFNGGATDPQEARVTFNSTASKEDGLLNFSCQAELDLRSRGGDILRNISENKVLQVYEPPPENQMVIIVTVVSVLLFLFVMSVLLCFVFGQHWRQRRMGTYGVRAAWRRLPQVFRVQHM, via the exons ATGTCTTCTTTAGGTCGCTGGGGCCTACACGCGGCCCTTCTCGCCCTGCTCTGCTGCTCAG AGTCTGGTGAGGCAGCGTTCGAGGTACACATATGGCCAGAGAGGCTGGTGGTAGAAAATGGAGGGTCCAGGACAGTCAACTGCAGCACCAGCTGTGCCAACCCCGATACGGGAGGCCTGGAGACCACCCTGGAAAAGACTCTGCTGGAGGATCAGCCTCGGTGGAAGTCCTTTTGGATCTCAAACGTCTCCTGGGACTCGGTCCTCTTTTGCTACTTCACCTGTGCTGGGGAGCAGCAGTCAAAGAGTCTCAACGTCAGCATGTACC AATTTCCAAAGCAGATCATACTGCAGCTGCAGCCCGTCTGGGTGACCCTGGGCAAACCTTTCACTATTGAGTGTAGGGTGTCCGCTGTGAAGCCCCTCGAGAGCCTCACCCTCACCCTGCTCCGTGGCAAGGAGACCCTGCACAGCCAGACCTTCAATGGGGGAGCAACTGACCCTCAAGAGGCCAGAGTCACATTCAACAGCACAGCAAGCAAAGAGGATGGCCTCCTGAACTTCTCCTGCCAGGCCGAGCTGGACCTGCGGTCTCGTGGGGGCGACATCTTGCGCAACATCTCAGAAAACAAGGTCCTTCAAGTCTATG AGCCCCCGCCGGAAAACCAGATGGTCATCATTGTCACAGTCGTGTCGGTACTGCTGTTCTTGTTTGTGATGTCCGTCCTGCTCTGCTTTGTCTTCGGCCAGCACTGGCGCCAGAGGCGGATGGGCACCTATGGGGTGCGAGCTGCCTGGCGGAGGCTGCCCCAGGTCTTCCGGGTGCAGCACATGTGA
- the Icam2 gene encoding intercellular adhesion molecule 2 isoform X4 codes for MSSLGRWGLHAALLALLCCSESGEAAFEVHIWPERLVVENGGSRTVNCSTSCANPDTGGLETTLEKTLLEDQPRWKSFWISNVSWDSVLFCYFTCAGEQQSKSLNVSMYQFPKQIILQLQPVWVTLGKPFTIECRVSAVKPLESLTLTLLRGKETLHSQTFNGGATDPQEARVTFNSTASKEDGLLNFSCQAELDLRSRGGDILRNISENKVLQVYDATLEEDTMCPSS; via the exons ATGTCTTCTTTAGGTCGCTGGGGCCTACACGCGGCCCTTCTCGCCCTGCTCTGCTGCTCAG AGTCTGGTGAGGCAGCGTTCGAGGTACACATATGGCCAGAGAGGCTGGTGGTAGAAAATGGAGGGTCCAGGACAGTCAACTGCAGCACCAGCTGTGCCAACCCCGATACGGGAGGCCTGGAGACCACCCTGGAAAAGACTCTGCTGGAGGATCAGCCTCGGTGGAAGTCCTTTTGGATCTCAAACGTCTCCTGGGACTCGGTCCTCTTTTGCTACTTCACCTGTGCTGGGGAGCAGCAGTCAAAGAGTCTCAACGTCAGCATGTACC AATTTCCAAAGCAGATCATACTGCAGCTGCAGCCCGTCTGGGTGACCCTGGGCAAACCTTTCACTATTGAGTGTAGGGTGTCCGCTGTGAAGCCCCTCGAGAGCCTCACCCTCACCCTGCTCCGTGGCAAGGAGACCCTGCACAGCCAGACCTTCAATGGGGGAGCAACTGACCCTCAAGAGGCCAGAGTCACATTCAACAGCACAGCAAGCAAAGAGGATGGCCTCCTGAACTTCTCCTGCCAGGCCGAGCTGGACCTGCGGTCTCGTGGGGGCGACATCTTGCGCAACATCTCAGAAAACAAGGTCCTTCAAGTCTATG ATGCCACTCTGGAAGAAGACACCATGTGCCCTTCCTCTTGA
- the Icam2 gene encoding intercellular adhesion molecule 2 isoform X5, with protein MANGLPSPTDTCPGAMETLQIGQDSQHLALGVSLRSSPSPASEDPDEQRNALKPTEFPKQIILQLQPVWVTLGKPFTIECRVSAVKPLESLTLTLLRGKETLHSQTFNGGATDPQEARVTFNSTASKEDGLLNFSCQAELDLRSRGGDILRNISENKVLQVYEPPPENQMVIIVTVVSVLLFLFVMSVLLCFVFGQHWRQRRMGTYGVRAAWRRLPQVFRVQHM; from the exons ATGGCAAATGGGTTACCATCACCCACAGACACCTGCCCAGGAGCCATGGAAACCCTCCAGATAGGCCAGGACTCTCAACATTTGGCTCTGGGGGTATCGCTGAGGTCCTCCCCATCACCAGCATCAGAGGATCCAGATGAACAGAGAAATGCCCTGAAACCAACAG AATTTCCAAAGCAGATCATACTGCAGCTGCAGCCCGTCTGGGTGACCCTGGGCAAACCTTTCACTATTGAGTGTAGGGTGTCCGCTGTGAAGCCCCTCGAGAGCCTCACCCTCACCCTGCTCCGTGGCAAGGAGACCCTGCACAGCCAGACCTTCAATGGGGGAGCAACTGACCCTCAAGAGGCCAGAGTCACATTCAACAGCACAGCAAGCAAAGAGGATGGCCTCCTGAACTTCTCCTGCCAGGCCGAGCTGGACCTGCGGTCTCGTGGGGGCGACATCTTGCGCAACATCTCAGAAAACAAGGTCCTTCAAGTCTATG AGCCCCCGCCGGAAAACCAGATGGTCATCATTGTCACAGTCGTGTCGGTACTGCTGTTCTTGTTTGTGATGTCCGTCCTGCTCTGCTTTGTCTTCGGCCAGCACTGGCGCCAGAGGCGGATGGGCACCTATGGGGTGCGAGCTGCCTGGCGGAGGCTGCCCCAGGTCTTCCGGGTGCAGCACATGTGA